The DNA segment CGCGGAAGAGCCGGCTGCCCTGCGGGTCCGTCGCACGGCGATACTTCTCGAGGCACTCGAGCGCGTCGTGAAGAACAGCAATCATCAGCCGCTCCTCAGGCGAATGCTTGCGCGGGGCTCTGAAGTGTTGCGAAGGTAGGATGATATCGAACTGCGAGTATCGATCAGGTGCTTCTGCCACTTCGCAATTTCCTCCGTCGTTGGTGGTTTGTTCATGGGGAGGGACGGCCGAGCGAAAACGCCGGAGCCGTCACCTGGCTCAGCGATCGGCGACCAGTCGCGTACCGCAATCGGCACAGAATGCGCTCCCCTGCCGTCGCGACAGCGCGTGCTGGGTCTCGCTGCACAGGGGGGCGCGAACCCGCTGGTTGACGATGCCGCCACACATCGGGCAATGGCGGACGGGGGCCTGCGCCCGCCGATGGTTGAGGTTATCACATAGATTGCGTTCTCTGCCCTGTCCCATCATCCCGATGACTCCTTTTCTCGGCGTTCTCAGTTAGGGCTCGCGCCTCGCACGGTGCTCAGCTCCTCGCCCCGGTCGAGCGCGACAAAACCGCCATCGTGAGCGGCGATCGGTAAAGCGCGCTCGTCCGCCTGAGCCAGCTCGCACATGGCGTCGGTACAGACCCCGGCACGAGCGCTGACTACGGCGAGCCTGCCCGTCATCCCGCCCGGGTAGGTGAACTCGCCCGGCCATCGGCTGCACGAGGCGCAGACCGTGCGCAGTCCCTGGCGCTTACTGATGGTCCACTGTCCACGATTGACATCGAGCAAGAGGCGGCCGTGCCGTCTGACGGACGCCTCGATGTATTCGACGAGCAGTTCGCGCTCGTAAGGCGTGCGCGCTGGCAGAATCAGCCCGCCGCCCTTGAAAGTAATATGTGCAGTGCCGTTCATTGGAGCCCTCTGGGTTGGGCGAGCGGCGCCCTTTCGTTGGCGAGAGCTGCTTGCTCCCGGGTAAGGCTCGAACGTTCCTAGGTGGGGGGGCCGTAGTACCCCCCGAGTGCGGGCCGCTGACGTGTCGACTGCCGGCACCCACCTTCCGCTGTTAGAAGCTCACTGTCAAGCCGGCGGAAACCGGCGGAACCTGGGCGCACGCGGGTGGCGCCCCGCCAGCTGGTCAAGGTGGCACAGAGCCTCCCCGGGGCGCTTTGTGCCTCGCTGGTTGCGTTTCTATCGCTATGCCGGGCGGGCCTTTTCCACCTCCACCCTGGTTCCCCGGTCGCTGCATCCGGGCTGTCCCATCATCACCATCGGTTGCAGGTGGAAATACCCGCCGGCCAGCTGTATCGGGTTCAACGGGCTTGGGAGCAGCTTCTGGTACGATTTCTCGTTCTTGAACTGAAACGGCTCCCAGGCGTGGTACACGATCACCTGGTGCGGCCGCAGGGCGGGCGACACCACGGCTTGGAACTCGGCCTCGCCGACGTCGTTGTAGACGCGGACCACCTCACCGTCGCCGATCCCGCGCTGCTCGGCATCGGCGCTGTTCAGGTAGATCACCGGTACGCCGCGCTGCAATTGCAGCAGCTTGCGATGATCGCGCCAGGCCGCATGGATCGACCACCGGTTGTGCCCACCGGTCAACTGCAGCGGGTAGTTGCCCCCGATCGGCGGATTGTCCTTGTGCACCGGCAGGGTCTCGCCCAGCTCCTGATAAAGCGGGTGATCGATGTAGAACTGCAGGCGCCGGGTGAGTGTGGGCCAGGGGAGCTTCTGCTGCACGTGCCAGCTGTTGGCCACGATGGTTTCGTTCGGCTCGATGTCCCCCGAGTTGCCGATGTGCACCACCCCGGTGCCGACACTGCTGAAGCGCTCGAAGCCCTTCTCCGCCAGCTCGGACCAGCCGATGCCGTTCAGATTCGTGGTGATCTCCAACATCTCCTGGAGCAGAGCTTGCGGGTTGTCCTCGGTGAAGCGCCGCTGGAAGGTGAAATTCTCGTAGCATTCGTCCAGCCGCCGCTCTTCGCCGTGGCGATCGCGGTAGGTGGTAATGCCGCGCGCGCGCGCCCGCTCCTGGATCTTCTTCAATAACAGGCAGTGAAACTGCCAGTCCGTCTTCGAATCGCCGACGGGTCGCACCGCCTCGACCGTCGGGTGGCTGAAGGGCGCCAGGCCCGAGGACCAGGCGATGTCGTCCTTTTCGTAGTAGCCGGCCGCCGGCAGCACGTAGTCGCTGTAGCGCGCGGTATTGCTCATGCGCCAATCCAGGGTGACCAAGAGCTCGAGCTTCGGCAGCATATGCTCGCGCAGTTTGTGATATCCGCGCACTCGGCGGAGCGTGTTGCCCCCGACGCTGAACAGGATGCGCGGCGCGGTCTTGGGTAGGAACTGCCACCCTTGCTCGACCGCCTCGGCGAGGTAGTCGGCGAACTCCCGCGGCAGGGCAGGATCCCAGCGCTTGGCGTCGCCGTACTGCTCCTTCAAGCCGCCGTGCTGGTAGTGGAACAGAGCGGTGGCGACCAGGTTGCCGCGGGCGTAATCCTCGCGCGCGAGATGATACACCATCATCTCGGTGGAGTAGCCGGCCAGCTTCATGCGCGCCATCTCGGGCAGCAGCTTGGCCGTCATCAGGGCGATGCCGATCTTGGGCGAGTACTTGCCGCTGGCGACGTTGAGTGGATCGGCACCCGAGACGGAAAGCATGGGGACGGCGGAATAGCCGGCGCCGCGCCGGCCGAAGTGACCGGCCAGGGCGAACACCAGCAGGATGCTCCGCTCCATCTCCAGGCCGTGGTAGAACTTGCCGAGATTGGTCTGGGTGATGTTGGAGCAGGCCCGAGCATTGGCGATGCGCCGCGCCAGCGCACGGACGATGGCGGCCTTTACCCCGGTGATCTTTTCCGTCTGCTCCGGGGTGTACCCTGCGAGCTGAACCTTCAGTCGCTCGAACACCGTAGTGACCTTCACCGCGCCCTCGCGGGTCTTGACCTCGAAGACTCCTTCCAGCGCCGGCTTGATCGCCCCGAGCTTCAAGCTGCGCCTGGGGCTCTCGATCACTTCGTTGGCTGCGGTATCGAAGACATAGAATACATCGTCCGCGCCGCCGGACTTCAGATCGCTCCGGCGTAGAAACCGCCCGTTGTCTTGGCGCACGAGCAGCGGCATGTCCGTCTGCTCGGCCATGAACTCGGGCTTGTAGATCTTCTCGGCGACGATCACCTGCGCCATCGACAGCGCCAGGGCGGCATCGGTGCCGATGTTGACCGGAACCCATTCGTCGGTGTGAATCGCCGAGGGGCTGAAGTCGGGCGCAACGCAGACGACGTAGGCGCCGCGGTAGCGAGCCTCGTAGATGAAGTGGGCGTTGGGGATGTGGGTGTAGTTCGGGTTGCCACCCCAGATGAGGATCAGGTCGCTGTAGCAGAGGTCATCCATGGAACTGGTGAAGATGAGCTTGCCGGCCGTGGTGGTGACGCCGGGCGCATGGTCGCCCATCTCGGCGGTGTTCTCGAAGATCGGGGTATCGAGCAGATAGGCGCTGCGCGTGAGGCCGAGAGCGTGGCAACCATTGCTCGATGAGGAGCCGAGGTCCCAGTAGATCGACCCGGGGCCGGCCTCGGGGGCGGTGATCGCGCCGACGAACTTGTCGGCGATTTCCGCCAGCGCCTGATCCCAGGTGATGCGCTGCCACTTGCCTTCACCACGTTCGCCGAGGCGCTTCAGCGGCACGGTGAGGCGCGAGCGGTCGTACATCCGCTCGCTGTAGCAGGCACCCTTCTGGCAACCGCGGGGATTGAAGTCAGGCAGTTCGGGGCGGACTTGCGGGTAGGCCGCGACCTGTTCCTCGCGCCAGACGATGCCGTCCTTCACGTACACGTTCCAGGCACAGCGTTGATAGCCGCAGTTGGCGTAATGGGTGCCTTTGACCACCCGATCCCAAGTCCATTGCTTGCGGTAGAGGTCATCAACGCCACGGTAGCCGGGATCAGGGAGCCCGGCCGCCGCATCGGCGCTGGCGGTGCCCGTTGCTGCTCGGCTAAAGCTGAGATTGAGCAGCGTCAAAGCAGCGGTGCCGCCGGTTGCTTTTAGAAAACCTCTGCGAGTCAGCGTTCGATTCATTAAAGACTCCTACCTCGCCAAGCCGTTACGGCTAAGCAGGCGTCGATCACGACGCCAACCCCAAGCCGCGTGCCCATTGTCTGCGTAACGCGCCTAGAAACCCTTGTGGCGACGTGTTCGACCAGGCACACTTGGCGGGCACACGTGGATTGATGCATTCTCGGGCACTCCTCGGTCAGGATGTCATAGAGTGCCGCCGGGTAAAAGCTTGCACCAGCAATGCCCCTGGTGAGACCCCTGTCATCTCATCATCGGGCGGGGCGAGCGCACGCTCATGAAGCAACACTGGCAATCCGCCGCAGCGCCTGGCCCAGCGCGCCGATGACGAGCCAGCCCGCCGCGGTGACAACCACCGTCGGGCCGAGCGGCAAGTCGAAACGGTAGGACAGGTAAAAGCCGGCGAAGGCGCTGAGCGCTCCCAACAAAGAGGAGACGGCACAGAGCGGCAGGAAACCCCGCACGGTGCGGCAGGCCGCTAGCGGCGGCAGCAGCAGTAGACCGAAGACGACCATCGGCCCGACGGTCATCACCCCGATTGAGATGGCGATCCCGACGATGGCGAACAAGACCGCTTGCCAGAGGGCCACCCGACGGCCGAGGGTTGTCGCAATTTCCGGGTCGTAAGACACCAGTAGAAGCTCGCGGTGGAATGCCGCGAGGGCCAAGCCGAGTGCGCCGTAGGCAATGGCGACGACGACGAGCGTCTCGTAGCTGATCAACAGGATGTCCCCTTTCAGCAGCGCCAGGAGCCGCGTTTCACCAAGCGGGTCGGCGGCAACGAAGAGAATGCCGAGGGCGCCGGCGACCACAAAGACAGCACCGATGCGCCCTTCGGAGTTGCCCGGCCGCCGTTCGAGCAACGCCAGGCCGAGGATGGTGAGCAGGGTGAGTGAGAGCGAACCGGCAAGCGCCATCCAGCGCTCCTCGAGGTCGTGCGGCAGGAAATGCCAGCCGAGATTGTGCAACAGGAAAGCCAGGGCGATGCCGGCCGAGGAAATCTGCGGCAGAGCGACACCGAGAAAGATGATCCGGCGCAGGATGAAGTACACCCCGACCCAGGGGCAGACGATGCCGACCAGCAAACATGCCAGCAGTGCATCGCGGAACAGGAAATCCGGGCGCACGATGGCGGCGAGATCACTCATGGTCCGCGACCTCGGGAACCAACATCGTGCGGATGTGTTCCGGTGTAAGCATTTCTTCCGGTGATCCGCTGCGCAGCTCGCCCCGGTGCACCCAGATCACGCGGTTTGCCACTTGCTCGACCGTGCGCAGGTTGTGGCTGACCATCACGATGGCCATGCCCGTGCGCAAGAACTCTTTCACCAAGTCGATCACCGCAATCTCGGTTGCGAGATCGACTCCGGTTGTCGGCTCGTCGAGAAGCAACACGTTTGGCCGGGAGACCAGTGCGCGCGCAATCAGGACTCGCTGGCGCTCGCCTCCCGAAAGCTCGTTGAAGAGACGGCTCTCCCAATCCTGGGCACCGACCGAGGTGAGCGCCTGCGCCACGGCGCGAGCCGATGCTTCCGCAAGCCGCTTGAACGGCCGCAAGCGGCGATACGCGCCCATGCGCACGACTTCCCGCACCGTCACCGGAAAGATCGGATCGAGGCGTTCTCGCTGCGGCACGTAGCCAAATCGCACCGGGGGATCGGCGCGGCAACCTACCGTGCCCGCGAGCGGCGGCAGGATGCCGAGCACGGTCTTGAACAGGGTGGTCTTGCCGCTGCCATTGGGCCCGAGCAGGGCCAAACACTCGCCTTCGTGCACGGCTAGGGAGACCTCACGCAAGACCACCTTGCCGGCGTAACCAACAGCCACACCCGCGAGCGACACCGCCGCCGGTGCCAAGGCGTGCCCGACCTGCGCACTGCCGGCGTCAGTCATCTCTTATGCCCCATCCCGGCTTTCATCATCTGCCCGCCGCCAGAGCTGCCGCCAAGGTTCGCACATTGTAGTCGACCATCGAAAGGTAGTCGGCCGCGGCCGCCACGCTGCCCGTCTGATGCGCCAGGTGAACCACCTGAGCACCGCTCGCGCGTGCCACCAGCGAGGCGTGCTTCGGGTCGTAGTAAGGTGCCGTGACTACGAGCTTGATGTGCTCACTTTGAACCAGCGCGATGACATTTTCGAGGTGCTTCAGCGCCGGTGGGATGCCGGGTTTCGGCTCCAGATGGGCGGCGACGACGAGGCCAAATCGGCGAGCCAGATACGGCCACAAATTGTGTTCATCGACAAACTTGGTGCCGTAATAGGGCGCCATCGCTCCAAGCCACCCTGCGAGCGCAGCGCTATCGCCCTGCTGCGATAGGAAGTCCATCAACTTGCCGTGCTCGTGCAAGACCGCCAGCTGCTCGGCGTCATACTCGCCGGCCAGCCGCTCGCCGGCGAGTGCCGCGGCCAAGCGCTGGCGGCAATCATCGTACCGGCGCGCGTACTGGTCGCGCCGGCCGGGTTGAAGCGCACTCAGGCGATCGCGGATGAGCGCAGCAACTCTCAGCCCGTTGAGCGGATCGAGCAGGTAGTGCGGGTTGCCGAACGGGTGGACATCCCCCTGCGAGCGATCAATCGGCGCCGGCGGAACCTCGAGCGGAGCGATCACCGTCGAGGCGTCGATAAAACCCGGGTTCCCGGGCAGGACTTTGGCATTGCGCGCTCCCTGCAAGAGCAGCGGCGCGTAGCCGATTTCCAGTTCCAACCCAGCCTGCACATAGAGATCGGCTTCGCTCAGCGCCTTGATCAGACTCGGCTTGGCTTCAACGAAGTGTGCATCCTCCGGCCCCTTGGCGGCAACCGTGAGGGTGATCTCGTCGCCGCCCACAGCCAGCGCGAGGCTGCCGAGGTCCGGCAGCGTGGCGTAAACCTTGATCGGCTGCGCCTGGGCGCGAGATACTAGCGCGCATCCGACTACGAAGAGAGAGATGAAACCCAGCGCGGCCAAGCTGCCCGCGCCCCGCACAAAAGCAATCATATCACATCTCGTTCCACGGCTCAGTACTGATGGGCGGGATGAGCGCCGTAAAGGATTTCGGCACCGAGCCAGACCGAGTGGGCGTCGTCTGGCTCGAGATGCTGGGCGAGATCGTAGTTGTACTGGACGCGGAAGCGAGAGTACTCGGTCGGATACCAAGCCAGCAGGGGTGAAAGCCGGTAACGATCATCGCGCAGAGGCTCAGACTGCCGTCCGCCCACGCTCTGACCACGGCTGCCGGCGTACTCCCAACGCAGGCCGCCAGCCCAACCATGGCGGAAGCCGTACAGCGCCTGCGTGTAGAGTCCCCAGTCGCGAAGGATTGCACCAGCAGCCGGCGCGTAATCCCGCTTCATGACCTCCGATTGCCAGAGGAAGAAGGGCCAGCCGCGGAAATTATTCGCCGGCCGCCACCGCAGCTTGAAGTCACCGCCGTAGATCCAGGTGTCGCCGTCGGGGCCGGTGGCGTTGGGTCCGTGCAGGCCCGACATCGCGAACAGCAGCGCGGTGTCCTCGGTGAGATCCCAGGCGTTGTTCCAGCGGGCAAGATACAGGAGATCGCCGAGATTGCGGGCGCCGGTGTCCGCTGCCGGAAGTCCGCCAATTCCTTCTTCGCCAATGAAGCTCACCGTGGTTTCGCCTTCGCGGGCGTTCTGTGCGCCCACGTGCAGCTCCGAGAACCACGGCAAGGGCGTGAGCCAGCCGAGCCGGAAACCCGCAGCCCGCAAGCCGTCGGGACCGAAGAGGCGGGTGTTGATCACCGGCTGATCGATCCAGTCCCAGGCATGCGGGTGCGTTGGGTTGATGCGGCCGAACTCCGTGAAGAAGTGCCCGGCCTCGAGCTGTAAGCCGTGGGGCAACGACTGCGTCGTGAGAAACGCCTCTTCGAGCTCCACGCCGCCCGAGGTGTAGACGATGTGCGCCTCGCCTGTCAGGTATGGATCAACGGCGCCCGTGAGGGACAGCTCGGCTTGTTGAAGCGTAAAGCCACGCCGGTTGGGATCATGGCCGCCCGCCTGTAGTCCGGCAATCTCATCATCGGTTGCCGTCGAGGTCCCGCCTACGGCGAGAACCACCAGCGCGACGTCAATCAGCCGAATCTTTCCGCCAGCGAGCGGCCGCGACCAGAGATCGGACGGCGGCGCGGTCTCGGGTGGGCGCACCTCTTCGACGGCCCGATCGAGTGCCGCCTTCTTGCCGGCCCCGGCTGCCGCATTCTCCGCCTCGATGCGGAGCCGGTCCACCTCCCGCTCGAGCGTGTCGAGCCGCTTCTGCCTTTCCTGATCGTTCTTTCGCAGCGCCCCGATCTCGCGTTTCAGCTGATCGATTTCCGAGGACTGCGCCATTGCCGCCAGCGGTACAAGCGCCAATGCTGCCACCAACCCGGTGAGTCGGTGCCAACGCCGAAGCTGCCAGTAGTCCATGTCTTCTCTCCTCGCATGGGAAAGGGCCCCGCGTGCCAATGCCGGATGGGGAGCGCCCCGGACGGGTTGCTCCTGATGCCCGCACTTTGGGGTAACCGCGTTCGTGAAAACGAACGACGACTAGGCGAGGAGGGGCGGTGCGCGCGGCCCGGCGGCAGTCAGCTCGATCGAGCTGACACTTGCGCCGGCAACCACCGGCGCCGCCAATGTAAGCGGCGGAGAGACAGAGACCGCAAGAGTGGACAGCAGTGTCTGGTGCGAGGTGCGGATGAGTTGGCATGCCGGGCAAGTCGCGCCGTCGTGGTGCTGCGGCGATGAATCCGGAGCGAGCGCCGCAGAACCGGCGCTTGCCGGCCTACCCGACTCGCTCAGATCGAACTCAACCTGCCCCC comes from the Deltaproteobacteria bacterium genome and includes:
- a CDS encoding zinc ABC transporter substrate-binding protein, with translation MIAFVRGAGSLAALGFISLFVVGCALVSRAQAQPIKVYATLPDLGSLALAVGGDEITLTVAAKGPEDAHFVEAKPSLIKALSEADLYVQAGLELEIGYAPLLLQGARNAKVLPGNPGFIDASTVIAPLEVPPAPIDRSQGDVHPFGNPHYLLDPLNGLRVAALIRDRLSALQPGRRDQYARRYDDCRQRLAAALAGERLAGEYDAEQLAVLHEHGKLMDFLSQQGDSAALAGWLGAMAPYYGTKFVDEHNLWPYLARRFGLVVAAHLEPKPGIPPALKHLENVIALVQSEHIKLVVTAPYYDPKHASLVARASGAQVVHLAHQTGSVAAAADYLSMVDYNVRTLAAALAAGR
- a CDS encoding metal ABC transporter ATP-binding protein, yielding MTDAGSAQVGHALAPAAVSLAGVAVGYAGKVVLREVSLAVHEGECLALLGPNGSGKTTLFKTVLGILPPLAGTVGCRADPPVRFGYVPQRERLDPIFPVTVREVVRMGAYRRLRPFKRLAEASARAVAQALTSVGAQDWESRLFNELSGGERQRVLIARALVSRPNVLLLDEPTTGVDLATEIAVIDLVKEFLRTGMAIVMVSHNLRTVEQVANRVIWVHRGELRSGSPEEMLTPEHIRTMLVPEVADHE
- a CDS encoding metal ABC transporter permease, which encodes MSDLAAIVRPDFLFRDALLACLLVGIVCPWVGVYFILRRIIFLGVALPQISSAGIALAFLLHNLGWHFLPHDLEERWMALAGSLSLTLLTILGLALLERRPGNSEGRIGAVFVVAGALGILFVAADPLGETRLLALLKGDILLISYETLVVVAIAYGALGLALAAFHRELLLVSYDPEIATTLGRRVALWQAVLFAIVGIAISIGVMTVGPMVVFGLLLLPPLAACRTVRGFLPLCAVSSLLGALSAFAGFYLSYRFDLPLGPTVVVTAAGWLVIGALGQALRRIASVAS
- a CDS encoding molybdopterin-dependent oxidoreductase, encoding MNRTLTRRGFLKATGGTAALTLLNLSFSRAATGTASADAAAGLPDPGYRGVDDLYRKQWTWDRVVKGTHYANCGYQRCAWNVYVKDGIVWREEQVAAYPQVRPELPDFNPRGCQKGACYSERMYDRSRLTVPLKRLGERGEGKWQRITWDQALAEIADKFVGAITAPEAGPGSIYWDLGSSSSNGCHALGLTRSAYLLDTPIFENTAEMGDHAPGVTTTAGKLIFTSSMDDLCYSDLILIWGGNPNYTHIPNAHFIYEARYRGAYVVCVAPDFSPSAIHTDEWVPVNIGTDAALALSMAQVIVAEKIYKPEFMAEQTDMPLLVRQDNGRFLRRSDLKSGGADDVFYVFDTAANEVIESPRRSLKLGAIKPALEGVFEVKTREGAVKVTTVFERLKVQLAGYTPEQTEKITGVKAAIVRALARRIANARACSNITQTNLGKFYHGLEMERSILLVFALAGHFGRRGAGYSAVPMLSVSGADPLNVASGKYSPKIGIALMTAKLLPEMARMKLAGYSTEMMVYHLAREDYARGNLVATALFHYQHGGLKEQYGDAKRWDPALPREFADYLAEAVEQGWQFLPKTAPRILFSVGGNTLRRVRGYHKLREHMLPKLELLVTLDWRMSNTARYSDYVLPAAGYYEKDDIAWSSGLAPFSHPTVEAVRPVGDSKTDWQFHCLLLKKIQERARARGITTYRDRHGEERRLDECYENFTFQRRFTEDNPQALLQEMLEITTNLNGIGWSELAEKGFERFSSVGTGVVHIGNSGDIEPNETIVANSWHVQQKLPWPTLTRRLQFYIDHPLYQELGETLPVHKDNPPIGGNYPLQLTGGHNRWSIHAAWRDHRKLLQLQRGVPVIYLNSADAEQRGIGDGEVVRVYNDVGEAEFQAVVSPALRPHQVIVYHAWEPFQFKNEKSYQKLLPSPLNPIQLAGGYFHLQPMVMMGQPGCSDRGTRVEVEKARPA